In Aulosira sp. FACHB-615, the DNA window AAGAAGAACATAAATTTCCCGGAACCTATCGTGATAAGATTCTCTACTTTGATACAGAACGGATTGAAGGCAAATCCTGGGAAATAGACGATTCTACTTTAATTTTGTGGTTTTCTTATAAGACAGTTCCAGCCGCATATTTGTACGAAATGATTCAAATCAGCCCCGATAATAATCATCGCGCCCGCACATGGCATTGGTTTAAAAATCATCAAATTTATCAACGTACCCTTATTCAAGAACAAAGAGTTAGATAGTCATTTAAAAAGTCAAAAATAGTTTCTAGCTAAGAGGATGTTTTAAAAGTCCTATTGTTGGTAGTCAAACATTTTCGATCCCCCTAAATCCCCCTTAAAAAGGGGGACTTGAAGAAACTCTTAGCCCCCCTTTTTTAGGGG includes these proteins:
- a CDS encoding DUF3598 family protein: MSNIREEMPVLARHEGNWVGTYTLVDTEGKILDKHESHLSCQFPDDSPYSYYQINRYTWADGKQEEHKFPGTYRDKILYFDTERIEGKSWEIDDSTLILWFSYKTVPAAYLYEMIQISPDNNHRARTWHWFKNHQIYQRTLIQEQRVR